A region of Mesorhizobium sp. M3A.F.Ca.ET.080.04.2.1 DNA encodes the following proteins:
- a CDS encoding DMT family transporter, whose amino-acid sequence MTVDHAGNHSTLRGIALKIVSVAVFVGMQTCIKSAGDVPAGQIVFFRSFFAIFPIIAFLALRGHLATAFATKRPFNHIARGLVGVGAMGLGFFALTRLPLPEAITLNYAQPLLVVVFSSVFLGEAIRVYRWSAVAVGLVGVLIISWPELTLLGSDTALDDQEVLGVMAALIAAAISAVAMLLVRNLVQTEKTATIVLWFSSTASVLSLLTIPLGWQVLTPVQAALLVMAGFCGGLGQILMTAAYRHAEASVVAPFEYTSMILGVVVGYFVFGDVTSLNTLIGGAIVVAAGIFIIWRERQLGLERTRTRRATPPQG is encoded by the coding sequence ATGACCGTCGATCACGCCGGCAATCACAGCACGCTGCGAGGCATCGCGCTGAAGATCGTCTCGGTGGCGGTGTTCGTCGGCATGCAAACCTGCATCAAGTCGGCCGGCGACGTGCCCGCCGGGCAAATCGTGTTCTTCCGCTCCTTCTTCGCCATCTTCCCGATCATCGCCTTCCTGGCGCTCAGGGGACATTTGGCCACCGCATTCGCCACGAAACGGCCTTTCAACCACATCGCGCGCGGCCTCGTCGGCGTCGGCGCCATGGGGCTTGGCTTCTTCGCGCTCACCAGGCTGCCGCTGCCGGAGGCGATCACGCTGAACTATGCCCAGCCGCTACTGGTGGTCGTGTTCTCCTCCGTCTTCCTCGGCGAGGCCATCCGCGTCTATCGCTGGAGCGCTGTCGCCGTCGGCCTTGTCGGCGTGCTCATCATCTCCTGGCCTGAACTGACGCTGCTGGGCTCCGACACAGCGCTCGACGACCAGGAAGTGCTGGGCGTGATGGCGGCATTGATCGCTGCCGCGATCTCGGCCGTCGCCATGCTTCTGGTGCGCAACCTCGTGCAGACCGAGAAGACGGCGACCATCGTGCTGTGGTTCTCGTCGACCGCAAGTGTGCTCTCGTTGCTCACCATTCCGCTCGGCTGGCAGGTGCTGACCCCTGTTCAGGCAGCGCTGCTTGTCATGGCGGGTTTCTGCGGCGGGCTCGGCCAGATCCTGATGACTGCCGCCTACCGCCATGCCGAGGCTTCCGTCGTGGCGCCGTTCGAATACACGTCGATGATTCTGGGCGTCGTCGTCGGCTATTTCGTCTTCGGCGACGTGACATCGCTGAACACCCTGATCGGCGGCGCGATCGTGGTCGCCGCCGGCATTTTCATCATCTGGCGCGAGCGGCAGCTCGGGCTGGAACGCACGCGCACGAGAAGAGCCACGCCGCCGCAGGGTTAA
- a CDS encoding DUF922 domain-containing protein: protein MRVVIFAILVAIGALCGSAAVATADTKLLIKTRTYNITGATGAALVEAMDRNGPKHGFMTRAIADTSYTVRWHLSTSRTDGVCRLRQVDGVLDLTYTYPRLASPAARALERRWKRFFAGVRAHEETHGRIARRMMAATARSIRNLERADNWFCTGTRREARRRINSFYAEYEAKQNAFDAREHRDGGHVEHLVDALIKP from the coding sequence ATGCGCGTGGTAATTTTCGCAATTCTGGTTGCGATCGGCGCGCTATGCGGCAGCGCCGCCGTCGCCACGGCCGACACCAAGCTGCTGATCAAGACGCGAACATACAACATCACCGGCGCAACCGGTGCTGCTCTCGTTGAGGCGATGGATCGCAACGGTCCCAAGCACGGCTTCATGACGCGCGCCATTGCGGATACGAGCTATACGGTGAGATGGCACCTCAGCACGAGCCGGACCGATGGCGTCTGTCGTCTGCGGCAGGTCGACGGCGTGCTCGACCTGACCTACACCTATCCGCGTCTGGCATCGCCGGCCGCTCGCGCGCTCGAGCGCCGCTGGAAGCGGTTCTTCGCCGGCGTTCGCGCGCATGAGGAGACGCATGGCCGCATAGCCAGGCGCATGATGGCGGCCACCGCCAGATCGATCCGGAACCTCGAACGGGCCGATAATTGGTTCTGCACCGGCACGCGTCGTGAAGCGCGGCGCCGGATCAATTCCTTCTATGCCGAATATGAGGCGAAGCAGAACGCCTTCGACGCACGCGAGCACCGTGACGGCGGCCATGTCGAGCACCTGGTTGATGCTCTGATCAAGCCTTAA
- a CDS encoding electron transfer flavoprotein-ubiquinone oxidoreductase: MSDIERESMEFDVVIVGAGPAGLAAAIRLKQVNPELSVVVLEKGGEVGAHILSGAVVDPIGIDRLLPGWREEEGHPFKTPVTDDHFLVLGPAGSFRLPNFLMPPLMNNHGNYIVSLGNVCRWLAAKAEALGVEIYPGFAAASLVYNDAGAVTGVITGDMGVDKDGTHGPAYAPGMALMGKYVLIGEGARGSLAKQLIAKYKLADGREPAKFGIGLKELWQVKPENHKPGLVQHSFGWPLDMKTGGGSFLYHLEDNQVAVGFVVHLNYKNPYLSPFEEFQRFKTHPAIKGTFEGAKRIGYGARAITEGGWQSVPKLSFPGGVLMGCAAGFVNVPRIKGSHNAVLSGMLAAEHVAEAIAAGRANDELAAYEAAWRGSDIGKDLKKVRNVKPLWSRFGTIVGVGLGGLDMWLNTLFGFSPFGTLKHGKADSATLEPASKHSRIVYPKADGILTFDRLSSVFLSNTNHEENEPVHLIVGDMGLQQRSEHDVFAGPSTRYCPAGVYEWVDKDGNAAADPSAKDVRFVINAQNCVHCKTCDIKDPNQNINWVPPQGGEGPVYQGM; the protein is encoded by the coding sequence ATGAGCGATATCGAACGCGAGAGCATGGAATTCGACGTGGTGATCGTCGGCGCCGGTCCCGCCGGCCTTGCCGCCGCGATCCGCCTGAAGCAGGTCAACCCCGAGCTTTCCGTCGTCGTGCTGGAGAAGGGCGGCGAGGTCGGCGCCCACATCCTGTCCGGCGCCGTCGTCGATCCGATCGGCATCGACCGCCTGCTGCCGGGCTGGCGCGAGGAGGAAGGCCATCCCTTCAAGACGCCGGTGACCGACGATCATTTCCTGGTGCTCGGTCCCGCCGGCTCCTTCCGCCTGCCCAACTTTCTGATGCCGCCACTGATGAACAATCACGGCAACTACATCGTCTCGCTCGGCAATGTCTGCCGCTGGCTGGCGGCCAAGGCGGAGGCGCTCGGCGTCGAGATCTATCCGGGATTTGCCGCGGCGAGCCTGGTCTACAACGACGCCGGTGCGGTGACCGGCGTCATCACCGGCGACATGGGCGTCGATAAGGACGGCACGCATGGTCCGGCCTATGCGCCGGGCATGGCGCTGATGGGCAAATATGTGCTGATCGGCGAAGGCGCGCGCGGCTCTTTAGCCAAGCAGCTGATCGCGAAATACAAGCTTGCCGACGGCCGCGAGCCGGCCAAGTTCGGCATCGGCCTCAAGGAACTGTGGCAGGTCAAGCCTGAGAACCACAAGCCGGGTCTGGTGCAGCATTCCTTCGGCTGGCCGCTCGACATGAAGACCGGCGGCGGCTCCTTCCTCTACCATCTCGAAGACAACCAGGTGGCCGTCGGCTTCGTTGTCCACCTGAATTACAAGAACCCCTATCTCTCGCCCTTCGAGGAGTTCCAGCGCTTCAAGACGCATCCGGCGATCAAAGGCACCTTCGAAGGCGCCAAGCGGATCGGCTACGGCGCGCGCGCCATCACCGAGGGCGGCTGGCAGTCGGTGCCGAAGCTTTCTTTCCCGGGCGGCGTCCTGATGGGCTGTGCCGCCGGCTTCGTCAACGTGCCGCGCATCAAGGGCTCCCACAATGCGGTGCTCTCCGGCATGCTGGCCGCCGAGCATGTCGCCGAAGCGATTGCCGCCGGCCGCGCCAATGACGAGCTCGCCGCCTATGAAGCAGCCTGGCGCGGCAGCGATATCGGCAAGGACTTGAAGAAGGTGCGCAACGTCAAGCCGCTGTGGTCGCGCTTCGGCACCATCGTCGGTGTCGGTCTTGGTGGGCTGGACATGTGGCTGAACACGCTGTTCGGCTTCTCGCCCTTCGGCACGCTGAAGCATGGCAAGGCGGATTCCGCGACGCTCGAGCCTGCCTCGAAGCACAGCAGGATCGTCTATCCGAAGGCGGATGGGATCTTGACCTTCGACCGGCTGTCCTCGGTGTTCCTGTCCAACACCAACCATGAGGAAAACGAGCCCGTGCACCTCATCGTCGGCGACATGGGCCTGCAGCAGCGCTCCGAACACGATGTGTTTGCCGGTCCCTCGACCCGCTACTGCCCGGCCGGCGTCTACGAATGGGTGGACAAGGACGGCAACGCCGCCGCCGATCCGTCCGCCAAGGACGTTCGCTTCGTCATCAACGCGCAGAACTGCGTGCACTGCAAGACCTGCGACATCAAGGATCCGAACCAGAACATCAACTGGGTGCCGCCGCAGGGCGGCGAAGGCCCGGTCTACCAAGGCATGTAG
- a CDS encoding endonuclease/exonuclease/phosphatase family protein yields MTAGVLFLAMMALSAALLAGFFGTLHPAFDSFSHFRIHLSVLSAVLALSLLAGSYRLQAAAVLLFAIASFATTTNALPRLWPQQAVAKPSDRIVYRLLQMNLRFDNPTPKKVLSLIGRTNPDVITLDEVSGMWATQLGYIASAYPYRILCAYPNGIFGVALLSRRPFAVGSAPHCEPRGAMATATIDFGGTAVDVAAIHLSWPWPREQYWQIGELSAPLAALGETAIMAGDCNAAPWSAAVRRVAAIGGLTIMPSAGPTWIHRKLPDFLRRFTGLPIDQVFSKGRVTIHSSTRLEGAGSDHLPVLVEFSLRPDDEQREDAHKTALAALAP; encoded by the coding sequence ATGACGGCTGGGGTTCTGTTCCTGGCAATGATGGCCCTCTCGGCCGCGCTGCTGGCCGGGTTCTTCGGCACGCTGCACCCGGCGTTCGATTCCTTCTCGCATTTCCGCATTCATCTGAGCGTCTTGAGCGCGGTGCTTGCGTTGTCGCTGCTGGCCGGGTCGTACCGGCTGCAGGCGGCGGCAGTGCTGCTCTTCGCCATTGCCTCTTTCGCCACGACAACGAACGCGCTGCCCAGGCTGTGGCCGCAGCAGGCTGTCGCCAAGCCGAGCGACCGGATCGTCTATCGCCTGCTGCAGATGAACTTGCGCTTCGACAATCCGACGCCCAAGAAGGTGCTGTCGCTGATCGGCCGCACCAATCCCGACGTGATCACGCTCGACGAGGTGTCGGGCATGTGGGCGACGCAACTCGGCTACATCGCCAGCGCCTATCCCTATCGCATCCTTTGCGCCTATCCGAACGGCATCTTCGGCGTCGCGCTGCTCTCGCGGCGGCCGTTCGCGGTCGGCAGCGCGCCGCATTGCGAGCCGCGCGGCGCGATGGCGACGGCCACCATCGATTTCGGCGGCACCGCCGTCGACGTCGCCGCGATCCATCTCAGTTGGCCCTGGCCCCGCGAGCAGTATTGGCAGATCGGTGAATTGTCGGCACCGCTTGCCGCTCTCGGCGAGACCGCGATCATGGCCGGCGACTGCAACGCCGCGCCCTGGAGCGCGGCGGTAAGGCGCGTCGCCGCGATCGGCGGGCTGACCATCATGCCGTCTGCCGGACCGACCTGGATTCACAGAAAACTGCCCGACTTCCTGCGCCGTTTCACCGGCCTGCCCATCGACCAGGTGTTCAGCAAGGGCCGGGTGACGATCCACTCGTCGACGCGGCTGGAAGGTGCCGGCTCGGACCATCTGCCGGTACTGGTAGAGTTCTCGCTGCGCCCGGACGACGAGCAGCGCGAGGACGCGCACAAAACCGCGCTTGCGGCGCTCGCTCCGTAG
- the pepN gene encoding aminopeptidase N, with product MRTDTGHVFRLEDYRPSDYLIPRTTLDFRLSPDATRVTAMLTIERRAGVAAAAPLVLDGDGLTLLGLAIDGRALAPSDYASTPDQLTIAKPPAAQRFELRLETEMAPARNEALMGLYRSNNVYCTQCEAEGFRRITYFLDRPDILSVYTVRIEAPQNEAPLLLSNGNPVESGALDGGRHYAVWHDPFPKPCYLFALVAGALGKVEDSFTTLSGRKVELGIYVEPGKERLAGYAMDALKRSMRWDEEVFGREYDLDVFNIVAVSDFNMGAMENKGLNIFNDKYVLADEETATDADFANIEAIIAHEYFHNWTGNRITCRDWFQLCLKEGLTVYRDHEFSADQRSRAVKRIAEVRTLRAHQFPEDQGPLAHPVRPRRYREINNFYTATVYEKGSEVVRMIRTILGPEAFRAGMDLYFERHDGEAATIEDFLKVFEDVSGRDLAQFALWYHQAGTPNLTVSSSYDASAKAFTLEIEQSVPPTPSESRKRLMHIPLAFGLVGAGGKPVAWQGADGAVVEDGIIHVRKRRHTLRFSGVVERPSLSLNRGFSAPITLSVQQKPDDQFFLAAHDSDAFSRWQAFNTLLTDALIAAFRQVLGGKEPAFAARLAELAGRIAGDETLESAYRALALSLPGEADIARDIGKGIDPDAIFVAREALARTIGKANRETFSALYGSLADDGPFSPDAASAGRRALRNILLDYLSLLPEGAALAAAHFGTATNMTDRAAALTVLAHRHAGSPQAQEALASFETKYRGDALVLDKWFQIQAGVPGAETVNKVRMLMQHPAFSIANPNRVRALIGTFSSANQTGFHRADGEGYRLFAEIVLEVEKRNPQVAARLATALRSWRSLEPGRQDQARQALLTMAKAENLSADLRDIVERTLA from the coding sequence ATGCGCACTGATACCGGCCATGTCTTCAGGCTCGAAGACTATCGCCCCAGCGATTACCTCATTCCGCGGACCACTCTCGATTTCCGCCTGTCTCCGGATGCGACCCGCGTCACTGCCATGCTGACCATCGAGCGGCGCGCAGGCGTCGCGGCCGCCGCGCCGCTGGTGCTCGACGGCGACGGGCTGACGCTGCTCGGCCTAGCCATCGACGGGCGTGCTCTTGCACCTTCGGACTATGCGTCGACGCCAGACCAATTGACGATTGCGAAGCCGCCCGCGGCACAACGCTTCGAGCTTCGGCTCGAGACCGAGATGGCGCCGGCGCGCAACGAAGCGCTGATGGGCCTCTATCGCTCCAACAACGTCTATTGCACGCAATGCGAGGCCGAGGGTTTTCGGCGCATCACCTACTTCCTCGACCGGCCCGACATCCTCTCCGTCTACACGGTGCGCATCGAGGCCCCGCAGAACGAGGCGCCGCTGCTGCTCTCCAACGGCAATCCGGTCGAAAGCGGTGCGCTTGACGGAGGCCGGCATTACGCTGTCTGGCACGACCCCTTTCCGAAACCCTGCTATCTCTTCGCGCTGGTGGCCGGCGCGCTCGGCAAAGTGGAGGACAGCTTCACAACGCTGTCGGGTCGCAAGGTCGAGCTCGGCATCTATGTCGAACCCGGCAAGGAGCGGCTGGCAGGATACGCGATGGACGCGCTGAAGCGCTCGATGAGATGGGACGAGGAAGTCTTCGGCCGCGAGTACGACCTCGACGTCTTCAACATCGTCGCCGTCTCCGACTTCAACATGGGCGCGATGGAGAACAAGGGTCTCAACATCTTCAATGACAAATATGTGCTGGCCGATGAGGAGACCGCGACGGACGCCGACTTCGCCAATATCGAGGCGATCATCGCGCATGAGTATTTCCATAATTGGACTGGCAACAGAATCACTTGCCGCGACTGGTTCCAGCTCTGCCTGAAGGAGGGCTTGACCGTCTACCGCGACCACGAATTCTCGGCTGACCAGCGCTCCCGGGCGGTCAAGCGCATCGCCGAGGTGCGCACGCTGCGCGCGCATCAATTCCCCGAAGATCAGGGGCCGCTGGCGCATCCTGTCAGGCCGCGCCGCTACCGCGAGATCAACAACTTCTACACGGCGACGGTCTACGAGAAAGGCTCAGAGGTGGTGCGCATGATCCGCACCATTCTCGGGCCTGAGGCCTTCCGCGCCGGCATGGATCTCTATTTCGAGCGTCATGACGGCGAAGCGGCGACGATCGAGGATTTCCTCAAAGTGTTCGAGGACGTTTCCGGCCGCGACCTCGCGCAATTCGCGCTCTGGTACCATCAGGCCGGTACACCGAACCTGACGGTGAGTTCCTCCTATGACGCCAGCGCCAAGGCGTTCACGCTGGAGATCGAACAGTCGGTGCCGCCGACACCATCGGAGAGCCGCAAGCGGCTGATGCATATCCCGCTCGCCTTCGGCCTTGTCGGCGCTGGCGGCAAGCCCGTCGCCTGGCAAGGCGCCGACGGTGCGGTCGTCGAGGACGGTATCATCCATGTCCGCAAGCGGCGGCATACCTTGCGCTTCTCGGGCGTGGTGGAACGGCCGTCTCTATCGCTCAACCGCGGCTTCTCGGCGCCGATCACGCTCTCGGTGCAGCAGAAGCCGGACGACCAGTTCTTCCTCGCCGCCCATGACAGCGACGCCTTCTCGCGCTGGCAGGCGTTCAACACGCTGCTCACCGACGCCCTGATCGCGGCCTTCCGCCAGGTGCTGGGCGGCAAGGAGCCGGCATTCGCGGCGCGGCTCGCCGAACTTGCCGGCAGGATCGCCGGCGACGAGACCTTGGAGTCTGCCTATCGCGCGCTGGCGCTGTCGCTTCCCGGTGAGGCCGACATTGCCCGCGACATCGGCAAGGGAATCGATCCCGACGCGATCTTCGTCGCTCGAGAGGCGCTGGCCCGCACCATCGGCAAGGCAAACCGCGAGACCTTCTCCGCGCTCTACGGTAGCCTCGCCGACGACGGACCGTTCAGCCCCGACGCGGCGAGCGCGGGCCGCAGGGCGTTGCGCAACATCCTGCTCGATTATCTTTCGCTGCTGCCCGAGGGCGCGGCGCTTGCCGCCGCCCATTTCGGCACGGCAACCAATATGACCGACCGCGCCGCGGCGCTCACCGTTCTGGCGCATCGCCATGCCGGCTCGCCGCAAGCGCAGGAAGCGCTGGCGAGCTTCGAAACCAAGTATCGCGGCGATGCGCTGGTGCTCGACAAATGGTTCCAGATCCAGGCCGGCGTGCCTGGCGCAGAGACAGTCAACAAGGTGCGCATGCTGATGCAGCATCCGGCTTTCTCGATCGCCAATCCGAACCGGGTGCGCGCGCTGATAGGCACCTTCTCCAGCGCCAACCAGACCGGCTTCCACCGCGCCGACGGCGAAGGCTATCGGCTCTTCGCCGAGATCGTGCTCGAGGTCGAGAAACGCAATCCGCAAGTGGCCGCAAGGCTGGCGACGGCGCTGCGGTCCTGGCGCTCGCTGGAGCCCGGACGGCAGGACCAGGCGCGGCAGGCGCTGCTGACGATGGCGAAGGCCGAGAACCTGTCGGCCGACTTGCGGGACATCGTGGAGCGGACGCTGGCGTAG
- a CDS encoding uracil-DNA glycosylase, with product MTAASPSNPIDIAELLAFYASAGADEALEDAPINRFAEARPKQAERAPAPTAPVRESRSQATQVSDAAPDAGRPPAQPAPPARLDASRVPDAPARPLAATAAVPDEGQVLLARQLAADASSLDELRRHMAAFDGCNLKFTAKNLVFADGNPNADLMLVGEAPGRDEDLEGLPFVGRSGRLLDRMLAAIGLDRNSAYIANVIPWRPPGNRTPTPHETEICRPFIERQIELVNPKVLVNLGGPSAKTLLNTTDGILRLRGNWRVHTTASGIAIPAMPTLHPAYLLRTPAHKKLAWRDFLEVKAKLRGLAIS from the coding sequence ATGACTGCCGCCTCCCCCAGCAATCCGATCGACATAGCCGAACTGCTCGCCTTCTACGCCAGCGCCGGCGCCGACGAGGCGCTGGAAGACGCGCCCATCAACCGGTTCGCGGAGGCGCGGCCGAAGCAGGCCGAGCGGGCACCGGCTCCAACCGCGCCCGTCCGGGAAAGCAGGTCCCAGGCAACACAGGTGTCCGATGCGGCCCCCGACGCGGGCCGGCCGCCGGCGCAGCCGGCGCCGCCAGCCAGGCTCGACGCGAGCCGGGTGCCGGATGCGCCTGCTCGTCCCCTGGCCGCCACTGCCGCCGTGCCCGACGAAGGGCAGGTGCTGCTCGCAAGACAGCTGGCGGCGGATGCTTCGAGCCTCGACGAGTTGCGCCGGCACATGGCGGCTTTCGACGGCTGCAACCTCAAGTTCACCGCCAAGAACCTGGTTTTCGCGGACGGCAATCCGAACGCCGACCTGATGCTGGTCGGCGAGGCGCCGGGCCGCGACGAGGATCTCGAAGGTTTGCCCTTCGTCGGCCGGTCCGGCCGGTTGCTCGACCGCATGCTGGCTGCGATCGGCCTCGACCGCAACTCCGCCTACATCGCCAACGTCATTCCCTGGCGGCCGCCGGGCAACCGCACACCGACACCGCACGAGACCGAGATCTGCCGACCGTTCATCGAAAGGCAGATCGAACTGGTCAATCCAAAGGTGCTGGTCAATCTCGGCGGACCTTCGGCAAAGACGCTGCTCAACACCACGGACGGCATCCTGCGCCTGCGCGGCAACTGGCGCGTTCATACAACCGCCTCCGGCATTGCCATTCCCGCCATGCCCACGCTGCACCCGGCCTATCTGCTGAGGACGCCGGCGCACAAGAAGCTCGCCTGGCGGGACTTCCTCGAGGTGAAGGCGAAGCTGCGGGGGCTGGCGATTAGCTGA
- a CDS encoding AMP nucleosidase: MPEPFGRQDFHDAKKAVAALQALYDRNTKFLRESFAALAAGGDESRRYRAFYPQIGVTTSSFTQIDSRQAYGHMPTPGHFATTITQPQLFENYLIEQLRLIMRNHGVPVTVSESTTPIPLHFAFLEGTYVDGTAAERIKRPIRDLFDVPDLDGTDDQIANGTFEVAFGEPRPLAPFTAQRIDYSLHRMSHYTATSPQHFQNFVLFTNYQFYIDEFLARARELMEKGGGGYSEFIEPGNVVTKAGAGMPSEGTPPPRLPQMPAYHLKKPGHGGISMVNIGVGPSNAKTITDHIAVLRPHAWVMLGHCAGLRNTQALGDYVLAHAYVREDHVLDDDLPVWVPIPPLAEIQVALQEAVAEVTGLSGYDLKRIMRTGTVATIDNRNWELRDQRGPVQRLSQSRAIALDMESATIAANGFRFRVPYGTLLCVSDKPLHGELKLPGMASEFYKRQVAQHLTIGIRAMEKLAEMPMDRLHSRKLRSFSETAFQ; the protein is encoded by the coding sequence ATGCCTGAGCCCTTCGGCAGGCAGGATTTCCACGACGCCAAAAAGGCCGTAGCGGCGCTGCAGGCGCTTTATGACCGCAACACCAAGTTCCTGCGCGAGTCCTTCGCAGCGCTTGCCGCAGGCGGCGACGAGAGCAGGCGCTACCGCGCCTTCTATCCGCAGATCGGCGTCACTACCAGCTCGTTCACCCAGATCGACTCACGCCAGGCCTATGGCCACATGCCGACGCCCGGACATTTCGCCACCACGATCACCCAGCCGCAGCTGTTCGAAAACTATCTCATCGAACAGCTTCGCCTGATCATGCGCAATCACGGCGTGCCGGTGACCGTCTCGGAATCGACCACGCCGATCCCGCTGCATTTCGCCTTCCTCGAAGGCACCTATGTCGACGGCACCGCGGCCGAGCGCATCAAGCGGCCGATCCGCGACCTGTTCGACGTGCCGGATCTCGACGGCACCGACGACCAGATCGCCAACGGCACCTTCGAGGTGGCGTTCGGCGAACCAAGGCCGCTGGCGCCGTTCACGGCGCAGCGCATCGACTATTCGCTGCATCGCATGTCCCACTACACGGCGACCAGCCCGCAGCACTTCCAGAACTTCGTCCTGTTCACCAACTACCAATTCTACATCGACGAATTCCTCGCACGCGCCCGCGAACTGATGGAGAAGGGCGGTGGCGGCTACAGCGAATTCATCGAGCCGGGCAATGTGGTGACCAAGGCGGGCGCCGGCATGCCGAGCGAAGGCACGCCGCCTCCGCGGCTGCCGCAGATGCCAGCCTATCATTTGAAGAAGCCCGGCCATGGCGGCATCAGCATGGTCAATATCGGCGTCGGCCCTTCCAATGCCAAGACCATCACCGACCATATCGCCGTGCTTCGCCCGCACGCCTGGGTGATGCTCGGCCATTGCGCCGGCCTGCGTAACACGCAGGCACTGGGCGACTATGTGCTGGCCCATGCCTATGTGCGCGAGGACCATGTGCTCGACGACGACCTGCCGGTCTGGGTGCCGATCCCGCCGCTGGCAGAAATCCAGGTGGCGCTGCAGGAGGCGGTCGCCGAAGTCACGGGCCTTTCCGGCTACGATCTCAAGCGCATCATGCGCACCGGCACCGTCGCCACCATCGACAACCGCAATTGGGAACTGCGCGACCAGCGCGGGCCGGTGCAGCGCCTGTCGCAGTCGCGTGCGATCGCGCTCGACATGGAATCGGCAACGATCGCCGCCAACGGCTTTCGCTTCCGCGTGCCCTACGGCACGTTGCTTTGCGTCTCGGACAAGCCGCTGCATGGCGAGTTGAAGCTGCCGGGCATGGCGAGCGAATTCTACAAGCGGCAGGTGGCGCAGCATCTCACCATCGGCATCAGGGCGATGGAGAAACTGGCCGAGATGCCGATGGACCGGCTGCACTCGCGCAAGCTCAGAAGTTTTTCTGAGACCGCTTTCCAGTAG